The segment AGATCACGCTTCTGGAGCGCGGACCGAGGTGATGAGCTTCGCTCAACACCTCACTGACAGCAGAACGGAAGTCTCAATTGTAGAATCAAAACAGCAAGCCCAAAGCTCTTCATTTCGAAACCCAAAAGAATAGAAGTGTGGTGGGCCCGGTGAGATTCGAACTCACGACCCCCGCCGTGTAAAGGCGATGTCATGACCGGCTAGACCACGGGCCCAGTGTTGCTAATAATGCACATCAGTATCCGCTACCATCTTAGTGGTGTGGGATGTGCAACCCCATAATAGCATTAGTAATATATAACGTTTTTCGTGAGATGGCGGGGCTGTGCAGGAATGAATCACAACCATTAATAATCAGTAGTGCATACGTTGGTAGCATGACCGAGAATAATGAAGAGACTGAGATAGTGCAGCAGAGCAAGCAGCTTGAAGAGTTCAAGGTTGACCTCAATTATAATGAGGAGATGGGACAGATCGTCATATGGATGCCTGTTGATGAGCATGATATGCGTGTCGTTACCACAAGCGAGGACGGTAAGCTGGATTGCGTTTTTTACAGGATGTTCCCCACTCCTGAAGCCGCTCAGGAAGCCTATGAGGATTTTGCAGTTGCACAGGACATAAGGGACATGTTCACTCGTAGTGGCATTGGAAAGAAATGTAACTTATAATAGTTGATGTTTAGTAACAATTAATAATAAATTTGGAATTTCATAATTCCACACCCATAATTACCTCATATATTAACAAACCTTCAAGAGGAAGCCTGTCACATGCGAATCGGAGTATATATCTGCCACTGTGGATTGAACATTGCAAGTGTCATCAACATGGATGCACTGCACAAAAAGGTCGAGGAGATGGGGGATGTCGCCCTTGTGAAAGACATCCAGTTCATGTGCTCTGACTTCGGGCAGGAACAATTGATAGAGGACATCAGAGAGAACAACATCGACAGGATCCTGGTCGCAGCCTGCACTCCGAAGCTCCATGAACCTACTTTCAAGAGAGTTCTTGAAAAGGCCGGTATCAATCCATATCTCCTGGAGATCGCAAACATCCGTGAGCAGTGCTCCTGGGTACACATGCACAAACAGAATATGGCCACCCAGAAGGCTTTTGATCTTATCAAAATGGGAGTTGCAAAGCTGAAGCTGCTCCAGCCTTTGCAGATCCGCACGTACAAGGCGAACAAGGACGTCCTTGTCATTGGAGGTGGTGTTGCCGGTATCGAGGCAGCCCTGACACTGGCAGATGCCGGAACGCACGTCCACATGGTGGAAAGGGAACCCACAATCGGCGGTAAGATGGCTTTGCTCAATGAGGTTTTTCCCACCAATGACTGCTCCATTTGCGTGCTGGCACCCAAGATGACGGACGTGCAGAACCATCCCAACATCGAGATGAGGACCTATGCCGAGATCACTGACATCTCCGGTTCGGTGGGTAATTTCACTGTAAAAGGTATCCAGCGCTCCAGATACGTGATCGTTGACCGCTGCAAGGGATGTATAGACCAGTGCTCCAATGTCTGCCCTGTGGAGATACCAAACCCATTCGATAGCGGCCTTGGCAAAGTAAAGGCCATCAGCATGGCCATTCCGCAGGCCGTCCCGCAATCTGCTTACATCAACAACGAGTTCTGCGTTGGCTGCGGACTTTGCAAGCAGGCCTGCCCGGCAGATGCCATTGATTATGAAATGAAGGAAGAAGAGTTCTCGTTCACCGTCGGGGCTGTGATCGTTGCAACCGGTTACCAGGGATTCGATGCCAGGCGCAAGGAGGAGTATGGTTACAGCGTCTATCCGGATGTCCTGACCAACATGGAACTTGAAAGACTGCTCAATGCATCAGGACCAACACGAGGCAAGGTCGTAGTGCCATCCACCGGAGAAACACCGAAGAAAGTCGCCTTCATCCAGTGTGTCGGTTCCAGGGACGAGACCGTCGGCAATCCGTACTGTTCGCGGGTATGCTGCATGTCTTCCATGAAGAACGCACAGATGATAAAGGAGCGCTACCCTGATTGTGATGTTACAATTCATTACATTGATGTACGTGCGTCCGGCGAGATGTATGAGGAATACTATGTGCGCTCACAATCAATGGGAATCAATTTTATCCGTGGCAAGGTTGCAGAAGTTCAGCCTGATCCGCAGGGCCATATGCAGCTTCGGTATGAAGACACACTTGAGAGTGCCATCCGGGAGGATCCTTACGACCTGGTCATCCTGGCAACCGGAATAGAAGCCAGCACAACTTCAGATCCGATAGCAAAGATGCTGAACCTCTCAAAAAGGCCTGACAGGTTCTTTTCAATCGCACACCCCAAGATGAGGCCTGTGGATGCACACATAAACGGTGTCTTCATCGCGGGCTGTGCCTCAGGTCCAAAGGAGATCCAGACGTCCATCGCACAGGGAAGCGCAGCTGCTGCAAGGTCCACCCGCCTGCTGGCAAAAGGTGAACTTAAGAATGACCCGTTCAGTGCACATGTGGATCCGGAAAAATGCATCGGATGCCGTATATGTGAAGAGGCCTGTAATTTCAACACCATCAAAGTAATAGAAGGCAAGGCGGTTGTCGATGAGATCTCCTGCCAGACATGTGGCTCATGCAGTGCATCGTGTCCCACAGATGCGATCACCATGCCTCACAGCACCGATGAGCAGATCATAGCACAGATCAGGGCAGCCCTTGAGGTCAAGGACGAATTCCCTCTGATCATCGCATTCCTCTGCAACTGGTGCAGCTATGGTTCAGCAGACCTTGCAGGAACATCAAGGATACAGTACCCGACTAACGTAAGAATTATCAAACTCATGTGTGCAGGCCGTGTGGACCCGGACTTCGTGCTGGAAGCACTGCAGGGAGGAGCCGACGGAGTGCTCGTTACCGGCTGCCGTCTCGATGAATGTCACTACATCCTCGGAAACCATGATGCAAAGCACAGGATGGAGAACCTGAAGGAAGTTCTCGACGAGATGGGACTGGACCCGGCAAGGCTAAAGCTGCAGTGGATATCCGCAGCAGAAGGAGACAAGTTTGCAAAGACTATCGAGGATTTCGTTGACGAGCTGACCGAGCTTGGTCCTGTCGGTTCAGAATTACCGGAGGTAAAGGAATGACCGACGAAGAGAAGCCCATGGAAGTCTCAAGGGAGATGGACATACAGGAAAACCACATTCTCTACAAGCTGGTCTCCGACAGGTCTGAAAAAACGCTTGATTACGATTACAAACGATGTGTGGGCTGTGGCATCTGCGTAAGGATCTGTCCCACAAAGGCACTGGAGCTCGGCCCCATCAAGGAAATAGCCACAGGCATGGAAGCACCACCTGTGATGATGGATCTGGAGAAGTGCACCTTCTGCTCCATGTGCGTGAACTTCTGCCCTGTAACAGCACTTGAAATGCACACTGAAGGAGACTTTCCTGAGGAGGAGCTCTTCCCTGTACTGGAGTACAAGGTCGAAATGAACGAGAAATGCGTCCCCTGCTCGCTCTGTGAAGCAGCCTGCCCGGAGGATGCCATTGAACTGGAATACACATTCCCTAAGAAGGAAGAGATAGCACCTCTGAAGGAGAACGCCGAAGGCGAGATCGAGATAGACACCGATAAGTGTAACCTCTGTGGCATTTGTGCGTATTTCTGTGATGCTTTCCTCATGCTGGAAAAGGAACCAACACCAACTGACCCCATGCCCTTCGAGCAACTCATCGTTGATGAGGACATGTGCGACTACTGCACGCTCTGCCAGGATATATGTCCCGAGGACGCGATAAGGGTAAAGGGAGAGAAACCCTGCGAACCGCCGGTTGTCTCAGGACATGTAACAGTGGATGATGAAAAGTGCACACGCTGTGGCTGGTGTGACGCTGTCTGCCCTTATGAGGCAGTAGATCTTATCAAGCCGTTCGAAGGCGAACTTGTTCTTGTCGATGAACACGTCGAACAATGCGACACGCAGGGATGCCATGCCTGCTTCAACATTTGCCCGTCACATCTCTGGTATGTGCCGGAGGACGGGAAGAAGATCGCAGCAGTACACGATCTCTGTACCTACTGTGGAGCCTGTGTCAATGCCTGTCCTGTGGATGTGATGAAGGTCGCACGCAGCAAGGTAAATCATACTGAGATCCCTAACACGCCCTGGGCAGCAGAGTGGAAGGATGCCATCAATTCACTGCTGACAAAGGAAAGAAAGCGTCCGGATCTGTCAAGGGCACTCGAGGTCGAACCCGAACCTCTGAAAGAACATGTGGACATCGCATTCCCTGAGGTCGATGAAGACATGATGGCAAAGGTTGCTGAAAGGATGCAGAAGGCCAAGGATTCCATCACTAATCCGAAGTTCAGAAGGATACTGAACAAAGGTGAGGCTGAAGAGATCCACAGGTCAATTCAGAAATGAAATGAAATGAAATGAAATGAAAAAAGGGAAAACTGGAAAACTCCGGGATTTTCTCCTTTCAACTTTCTCCTTTCAACTTTCTCCTTTCAACTTTCTCCTTTCAACTTTCTCTTTTCACTAATCCACTTTCAGTCACTTTTTCAGGAAACAGATAGCATCCTGCTTCTCCGGGTCTGCCGACACGCAGGCATGAGCACCTGTAACAGCAGGAACATCGATCAGTTTTATTATATCGCTGAAACTATCGTATTCAGGAAGAATATCTGAGAATGAATTTGCTGATCTCTCAAAGAACCTCTCATTGAACTGAGCTTCAGGCTCGTCAGGATACAAAGGAAGGTAGATGATCTCTTCCTCGACAAGGTCCAGGAAGAAATGGGTACCATAGGAAACATCAGGCCTGTGCTCGGTGGTCTGCCTTGCTACCTCGATGAGCACGGACGTGTTCCGTATCTCCGAATATGTCACGTTGACACCAAGTTCAAGGTTACTGCTGCCCCACCTTCCGGGTCCCATGAGGATGAACTCCTCCCCCTCTTTACCCAGCTTTTCGTTCAGATGACCAATTATCCTTCCAAGGGATTGCTTCTTTTCAAAATCAATATCTGTAGAATAAATAACAGGATCCACATAGACGATATAACGGATATCAGGAACAACCCCTCCGCAAATGGTCTTTGAAGACCTGAACAATATTTCATCCGGACCCAGATCAGCGGGCAATGAAAGTGATTCCACCTTTCCGGGGATCTTCATCGGCCTGCACTGGAGAATGTTAAGCTTGATGTTGTTCGACTTGCCGATAAATGCAGTGAATTCCACATCCACAGGCTGACCATATGCTTTTTCGATGGTCTGGATAGCATTGCCGATGATCTCAACAAACTTTGTTTTGGATATCAGATTATTGAAAGTAAGTACAGGCTTCCCATCGGAAGCTGATATGAAGTTTGTGACAGGGTCCCTGAGATAGTCATCCTTCAGTAGAGAAGTATACATTCTCAGCCTGGGATAATCAAAATCCTTAAGCAATGTTGAAACGGGAACCGTCCTGAACTCGTTCCTTTCAAGGTCCAGCAGGTCCACCTCTATCTGGGAATATCTGGCGATCTGGCGACCTCTCTCAGGCCTCAGTTGGGGATGGCTTACCGAGACGATACGTGGGTAATCCCGGTCAACACGATCCACGGCCCGCGTACCAAGTCCGAATACCAGACGTATCATTCCTTTGTTCGGATCGATCTGCTCACTCCAGGCAAATAGGTTCCTGGAGAATGTCACACCTGCCAGGGCCGGGAAGAAGTAGTTCTTGTAATGGGTACCTGACACACGCTGTACAAGGATTGCCATCTGTTCATCAGTATTATCAAGACCATGTACCTTGCGGTAGATGAGCGCATCCGGATCAAGAGCACTGGCATAGACCAGTTTGACGGCTTCAAGGAAAGCAGTCAGTCTTTCCTCAGGGTCACCCTGGTTCGTGCAGAACTCGCTCCGGTACTTTCCTGCAAATGCATTGCCGAAATTATCTTCCAGCAAGCTGCTTGACCTGACGATTATCGGAGCCTGACCGAAATAATCCAGCATACTGCGGAACTGCTCCATAATATCAGCAGGGAATGTTCCCTCAAGGAAACGCTGTTCAACCTCCCGGAACTCCTCCTTTGAGAGCCGGTAGCCATTTGACAGATCGATCTTCAACCGGAAGAGGTCATTGTTGATGAGGAATGTAAAGAAAACATCGGAACCGATGTAGAATGAATCGTGGGGTTCCATGATCTTTCCAAACTCGCCAGTGTCATCTTCCTTGAGAACGATGTTCCTTGAAAGCAACATTCCGACACTTTTGCCGCCGATCATCCCGGAACCAATGATCCTTTCCCTGATATAGAGCAGGTCATCGATATCAAAATATTTCTCGGCGAGTTCCCTGAAACGTGGCCTGTCACCTATGATCATACGGCATAGTTCACTTTTGAGCGCCATCATTTCCTGCAGAGGTATCCTACCTTCCTCATAGAGCATTTGATACTGCAACGCCTTGCTATAGATCGTGTCCCAGGGAGCTATGCTGCTTACCCCCGGATCCAATATGTGGCGGTCTTTCCCTCCGGAGACTGATGCAGCTTCTCCGCTGTTGAACAATGGGACCCACTCGTCCTCCTGCATGAGATGGGGAAGGAACATCTGGCTTGAATAGCGGCCATATACCTTTAGCGGATGGATGTATGCATTGCTTTCCACATGGTAGAAGTTCAGGAGCAACTGCGTGGTCTCCCTGATAGCTGCAACAGCCTGATGGCCATGCCTTCCTTTTGTAAGTGCGAAATACGTTACCGTGTCAAGTTCATAAAGATAGGGGCATGTGGCCTTAAAGAAATTCGCAAGCAATTCGTCTGTTGCCCATTCAACAACCAGTGTTGAAAGGTTATCGAATACGTAGAAGACCTCACGACCATAGCTCTCAATGATCCTGTGGACCTCTGTACTGAAATAGTCAAAACCCTTTGCGGGATCGACTTCGACGATATCCAATCCCTTAGTTGGTTCCAGGATCGGCCTGTGGGGTGCAAATCTGATATAGACACATCTGTGCCCCTCTTCTATAGCATTTTCCATGAACTTCTCTGCAAAGAAGATGTAATCTTCAAGTTCGTCAACCTGCCAGACAACGTTGTCACCATACCACAGGTTCTGAAGCAGTTCGTCAAGTCCCACTAATCCACTGCTCGCCATTCTTTTATCCATTATAGTACCCGGAAAATTATTTCTGAGTACTACAATAAGTAATTATCTATCAGGAGGAAGATTATAAGAAATAAAGAGGATGCTCAGGTCACGGAACAAAATACAAAATGCTATAATACATTCCAGTGAACGGATAGCAAACAATACTTTTATAACGGCTAACACGTTTTGTTGTCTAGATTGTGACAGAGTAATTGGTGATACTTCTATGAGCGAAAAGATCGACTACCGTGAACTTGGATTGAAATGCGGACTTGAGATCCATCAGCAACTGGACTCAAAAGAGAAACTTTTCTGTAAATGCCCTACTAAGATACGGGACACGGATGAGTCGAACTTTGAATTTTTCCGTTACCTGCGTCCCACTGCAAGTGAGATGGGAGAGACCGACAGGGCTGCGCTTGAGCAGACAAAGGTCAACAGGAAGTACATCTACAAAGCATACGACACCACCTGCCTTGTGGAGAACGATGAGGAACCACCGCGTGAACTAAACCAGGAATCACTTGATATCGCATTGTCCATTGCAAAACTGCTTCACATGATCCCGGTCGAGCAACTCCACGTCATGCGAAAGATCGTTGTGGACGGGTCAAACACCAGCGGATTCCAGAGAACCGCTTTCCTCGCCGGAGGCGGGCACCTGGATACGTCCGAAGGACCCGTGGGTGTTGATGTCCTCTGTGTGGAAGAGGAAGCTGCACAGAAGATAGAGGATCAGGGCGATTCTATCATATATTCACTTGACAGGCTTGGTATCCCGCTGGTGGAGATCGGAACAGCACCTGACATAATCACACCGGCACATGCAAGAGAAACGGCTGCAAATATCGGTATGTTACTTCGTTCCACCGGAAAGGTGAAAAGAGGACTGGGTACCATCAGGCAGGATGTTAATATCTCCATTGCAGAAGGAGCACGTGTGGAGATCAAGGGTGTCCAGGCACTGGACCTTATAGAGACCATTGTTGAAAGGGAAGCTGAGAGACAGGTAAACCTGCTTGAGATACGCAGGTCCCTTCTGGAAAGGAATGCAAGCGTCCATGATGAGATATTTGACGTAACAGACCTTTTCAAGGGAACAGAATCAAAGGTCATAAAGAAAGCACTCAAGAAAGGAAAAGTACTGGCAGTCCTCCTGCCCGGATTCGCCGGACATGTGGGCATGGAAGTGCAACCCGGAAGACGCCTAGGTACTGAATTCTCCGACCGTGCGAAGACCTCAGGCGTAGGCGGCATATTCCACACAGACGAACTGCCAAATTATGGAATTACCGAAGAAGAGGTCACATCATTGCGTGAATTCGTTGGTGCAAAGGAAGACGATGCTGTCGTAATGGTAGCTGACAAGGAAAAGCGTGCAAGAGGTGCCATGGAAAGTGTGCTTACCCGTGCACAGGAAGCCCTTGAATTCGTTCCTGAAGAGACAAGGCGTGCACTTCCTGATGGAAACAGTGCATACATGAGACCGCTTCCGGGAGCATCAAGGATGTACCCTGAGACCGATGTCCCACAGGTGGAGATCAGCAAGGAGTACTTTGAGGCTGTGGAGATCCCTGAGCTTCTTACCGAGAGGGCAAAGAGATTCAGTAAGGATTACGGGCTCAACGAGGAACTTGCAGAGAAGATCGCATATTCACAGCATCTCCCACTCTTCGAGGAACTGATGGACAGGTTCAGCAATGACAAGACCGTTACTGCAACCCTTATTGTTACAACTATAACAGGACTTGTACCTGAACTCAAGCGTGATGGCGTGGATGTTGCCAACATCACTGACGAGCATTTCAAAGAGACCTTCGAGATCGTCTCATCAGGTGACGTTGCCAAAGAGGGTATCGAACAGATCCTCCGCCATGTTGCAAAGAAACCTAAGGCCAATATCAGGGACAGTCTGGAAGAACTCGGACTTACAGCCATAGATACATCAGAGATCGAGGCATTCATAGCAAAGGTAGTCTCTGAAAGGCAGGAGTTTGTGGCAGAAAAGGGAATGGGAGCCGTTGGTCCACTCATGGGAGTTGTCATGGGAGAATTCCGCGGAAAAGTTGACGGAAAGGTACTCAGTGAACTCCTGAAACAAAAGATTAATGAGCAAATCAATACATAATGTCTTATAGATATTATGATGGTTGGAAGGAATTACACGGGGACATTGGTGTTAAAGATTGCATTGATCGCGTCACTTCTATTGATATCAGCTACTATGGCAAGTGCTGTGACAGTAGGAGAGACAGAACAACTTACCTTTGAGGTCAACCAGAGAGCGCCTGCATGGAGTCCGGACGGACAGCTCATTACTTATTCTTCAGAGCAGGCAATCTGGTCCATGAATGCTGATGGTTCTGAACAGACAAGGATCTATGATACCATTGCATGGGAAGGAGAACCTTCTTTCAGTGCAGATGGCAAATATATCTATTTTGCTACGGAGCATGTCCAGCCATTCTCTTCCAACTTTATCAGTATCCGCAAGGTAGAGATTGCGGAAAAGAGCAACAGCTTACAGGTAGCTGATTCCACTGCTGACAAGAGAGCTCCTGTTATGAGCCCTGATGGGACAAAGATAGCATATCTTTCAAAAGCTGCAGGAAACTATGACATCTGGGTAATGAACCCTGATGGCAGTAGCAACAGGCAGATAACAGATTCCAGTTCCGACGAGGGAGCTCCGGCATGGTCACCTGATGGTAAGATGCTGGTGTACTCACTGGAAGGCAACATCTGGGAAGTTGGTATTGATGGCAGTGTTCCTGTTGTCCTCAGGGATGATGCTTTTGAGAACACACACCCGGTGTTCAGTCCGGATGGTACAAAGATAGCATTTGTATCGGACAGATCAGGGAATTCTGACCTGTGGGTGATGAACTCTGATAATTTGGGTATAGAACAGATCACATTTGATAATTCCAGCCAGACGCATCCAGCCTGGAGCCCTGAAGGCGATAAACTCGCATTTGCATCCAATGAAGGCGGTGACTTCAATATCTGGACAATCGCACTTTCAGATATAGACAGTCCAATTGAGCTGGGACAGGACAAGGAACTGATAATTGAAGAAGAACCTTTTAACATCGTAAAAGAAATAGAAGATTTTGTACTAGAATCACCATTAAGGACGCTTATGATACTGTTTGCAATGTCGGTAGTGATAATGTTGTTCTTCCTGAGGAACTTCCTGAAAGGCCTGGACTGACAGGCCTTTGCCTTTTTATTTTTTATTATTATCGTATATTATCCTACTATTTTACAGAAAAAACTCTTAAAGCTTATAATTGTTTTAAAAACCATAGATTCCATCGTAACGCTTATAGCCTATTCATGACATGTATTCGCAGGTTCGGATGATGTCTGCAGTAATAGGATTAGAAGATGGAACAATTTTAAAAGGTACTGGTTTTGGTGCCGAAGGTATCGTTTGCGGAGAACTTGTTTTTACTACCCAGTACACAGGATATGAGGAGTCACTCACCGACCCTTCATACGCTGGTCAGATATTAATGTTCACGTACCCTCTTATAGGGAATTATGGTGTCAATGATGAGACCTTCCAGTCCGACGGCGTAAAGGCCGAAGGGCTTGTTGTAAGGGAAGCCTGCCCTTCCCCAAGTCATCACCTGTCAACTCGTAACATCTACAAGTTGATGGAAGACGAAGGTAAACCGGGAATCTCCGGAATTGACACACGTATGCTCACCATAGGTACCAGGGAGCATGGTACCATGCGTGCCGCGTTGATAAACGGCAGCGACGATGGTGAGGAAGCTGTCAGGCTTGCAAGGGAACAGCCTGATATCTCAACCCTTGACCTTATCTCAAGGGTCACCTGCAAGGAGCCCTACACAATAGAAAGTAAGGTCAAGACAGGTGATAAAAAACACGTTGTGCTCTTTGATCTTGGTATGAAGAAGAACATCTCAGTAAGTCTTTTGAACAGGGGTGTGGATGTCACAGTAGTACCGGCCAGCACACCTACATCTGTGATCGAGGAATACAACCCTGACCTGCTTTTCCTTTCCAACGGTCCGGGAGACCCACAGAATGCACAGAATGCTATCAATGTCGTAAAGGACCTGGCAGGAAGCATGCCTATCTCAGGTATCTGCCTTGGACATCAGGTCATCTCAAGGGCACTTGGAGCAGATACATACAAACTTAAGTTCGGACACCGCGGAGCAAACCAGCCTGTAAAGGACCTGGAATCCGGAATAGTCCACATTACATCACAGAATCACGGTTTTGCTGTCGATGGAGACTCTTTTGACGGCACCGATGTGAATGTGACACAGATCAACACTAACGATAATACAGTAGAAGGTATCGAACACAACGATCTTGACATCTTCAGTGTCCAGTACCATCCGGAAGCCAATGCCGGACCAAGGGACACTGAAAAGATATTCTTTGGAAAGGTCATGAAAGCTATGGGAGGCAGGGTATAATGACAAAACGAACAGATATTAAGAAGATCCTGCTTATCGGTTCCGGACCGATCATGATCGGACAGGCTGCAGAATTCGATTTCTCAGGAAGTCAGGCCTGCAGGTCACTCAGGGAAGAAGGATATGAGGTCGTTCTCGTTAACTCCAACCCGGCAACCATCATGACAGACCCTGAAACGGCAGATGCGGTCTACATCGAGCCGATCGAGGCAAAGATCATTGCCAAGATCATCGAGAAGGAACGACCGGACGGTATCATTGCAGGTATTGGTGGTCAGACCGGACTGAACATCACAAGTGAACTTGCTGATATGGGAGTTTTCGAAAAGTTCAATGTCGAATTGCTTGGAACATCCCTTGAAGCCATTAAGAACACCGAGGACCGTGAACTTTTCAAACAGAAGATGTATGAGATCGGTGAGAAAGTGCCAAGAAGTGTGGCAGTCTCTTCACTGAAAGAAGCTGAAGCCCTCATTGACGAACTCGGACTTCCACTTATCATCCGCCCTGCATACACCCTTGGTGGTGCTGGTGGCGGTATCGCGTACACAAGAGAACAGCTTCTCGAGATAAGCGAGAGAGGACTTCGCCGCAGCAGGATCAACCAGGTTCTCATCGAAGAGAGTGTGCTCGGCTGGAAAGAGTTCGAGTATGAGGTCATGCGTGACTCCAATGACACATGTATTGTCATATGTAACATGGAGAACCTCGACCCAATGGGAGTTCACACCGGGGAGTCCATTGTGGTAACACCATCCCAGACACTGAACGATATCGAGCACCAGATGCTGAGAACAGCAGCTATCAAGATCATACGTGCTCTCGGAATCGAAGGTGGATGTAACATCCAGTTCGCTGCAAAGGACGGGGAATACAGGATCGTAGAGGTCAACCCACGTGTTTCAAGATCATCAGCTCTTGCATCAAAGGCAACCGGTTACCCGATCGCCAGGGTAACAGCAAAGATCGCTATTGGTATGACACTTGACCAGATCCTCAACGATGTTACCAAGAAGACACCTGCATCTTTTGAGCCTACAATCGACTACGTGGTCACAAAGATCCCAAGGTGGCCTTTCGACAAGTTCGTGACCGCGGACAAGACACTTACAACTGCCATGAAAAGTACCGGCGAGGTAATGTCCATTGGACGTACCATTGAAGAATCACTCCAGAAAGCGGTACGTTCCCTTGATATCGACATGAAGTTCGGAAGCAATACATGGGACGAGGCAGAAGCCAGAACACTTCTGAAAACACCTACGAGTGAAAGGCTTTTCGTTATCTTCGATGCACTGAAGAACGGTATGAGCATTGAGGAGGTCTCAGAACTTTCAGGCTATGATATATTCTTTGTAACTAAGATCAACAACATCGTCGAGATGGAGAACGATCTTGAGAACAAGATGTTCACAGGTGAGCCGGACATTGACATGCTCCGGGATGCCAAGCAGATGGGATTCACCGATGGCAGAATCGCAGAGCTTACAGGCAAGACCCGTGAGGAGATCAATGACCTCCGCCGTGAGAATGTCAATACCACCTACAAGATGGTAGATACCTGTGCTGCAGAATTCGCTGCAGAGACGCCTTACTATTATTCATGCTATGAGACCATGTGCGAAGACCAGCCAACAGACAGGAAGAAGATCCTGATCCTTGGTGCAGGTCCTATACGCATCGGCCAGGGTATCGAGTTCGACTACTGTACTGTCCACGCTGTCACAGCCATCCGTGAGGAAGGCCTTGAGGCACATATCATCAACAACAACCCA is part of the Methanococcoides methylutens MM1 genome and harbors:
- the gatE gene encoding Glu-tRNA(Gln) amidotransferase subunit GatE, whose protein sequence is MSEKIDYRELGLKCGLEIHQQLDSKEKLFCKCPTKIRDTDESNFEFFRYLRPTASEMGETDRAALEQTKVNRKYIYKAYDTTCLVENDEEPPRELNQESLDIALSIAKLLHMIPVEQLHVMRKIVVDGSNTSGFQRTAFLAGGGHLDTSEGPVGVDVLCVEEEAAQKIEDQGDSIIYSLDRLGIPLVEIGTAPDIITPAHARETAANIGMLLRSTGKVKRGLGTIRQDVNISIAEGARVEIKGVQALDLIETIVEREAERQVNLLEIRRSLLERNASVHDEIFDVTDLFKGTESKVIKKALKKGKVLAVLLPGFAGHVGMEVQPGRRLGTEFSDRAKTSGVGGIFHTDELPNYGITEEEVTSLREFVGAKEDDAVVMVADKEKRARGAMESVLTRAQEALEFVPEETRRALPDGNSAYMRPLPGASRMYPETDVPQVEISKEYFEAVEIPELLTERAKRFSKDYGLNEELAEKIAYSQHLPLFEELMDRFSNDKTVTATLIVTTITGLVPELKRDGVDVANITDEHFKETFEIVSSGDVAKEGIEQILRHVAKKPKANIRDSLEELGLTAIDTSEIEAFIAKVVSERQEFVAEKGMGAVGPLMGVVMGEFRGKVDGKVLSELLKQKINEQINT
- a CDS encoding PD40 domain-containing protein gives rise to the protein MVLKIALIASLLLISATMASAVTVGETEQLTFEVNQRAPAWSPDGQLITYSSEQAIWSMNADGSEQTRIYDTIAWEGEPSFSADGKYIYFATEHVQPFSSNFISIRKVEIAEKSNSLQVADSTADKRAPVMSPDGTKIAYLSKAAGNYDIWVMNPDGSSNRQITDSSSDEGAPAWSPDGKMLVYSLEGNIWEVGIDGSVPVVLRDDAFENTHPVFSPDGTKIAFVSDRSGNSDLWVMNSDNLGIEQITFDNSSQTHPAWSPEGDKLAFASNEGGDFNIWTIALSDIDSPIELGQDKELIIEEEPFNIVKEIEDFVLESPLRTLMILFAMSVVIMLFFLRNFLKGLD
- the carA gene encoding glutamine-hydrolyzing carbamoyl-phosphate synthase small subunit gives rise to the protein MMSAVIGLEDGTILKGTGFGAEGIVCGELVFTTQYTGYEESLTDPSYAGQILMFTYPLIGNYGVNDETFQSDGVKAEGLVVREACPSPSHHLSTRNIYKLMEDEGKPGISGIDTRMLTIGTREHGTMRAALINGSDDGEEAVRLAREQPDISTLDLISRVTCKEPYTIESKVKTGDKKHVVLFDLGMKKNISVSLLNRGVDVTVVPASTPTSVIEEYNPDLLFLSNGPGDPQNAQNAINVVKDLAGSMPISGICLGHQVISRALGADTYKLKFGHRGANQPVKDLESGIVHITSQNHGFAVDGDSFDGTDVNVTQINTNDNTVEGIEHNDLDIFSVQYHPEANAGPRDTEKIFFGKVMKAMGGRV
- the carB gene encoding carbamoyl-phosphate synthase large subunit, coding for MTKRTDIKKILLIGSGPIMIGQAAEFDFSGSQACRSLREEGYEVVLVNSNPATIMTDPETADAVYIEPIEAKIIAKIIEKERPDGIIAGIGGQTGLNITSELADMGVFEKFNVELLGTSLEAIKNTEDRELFKQKMYEIGEKVPRSVAVSSLKEAEALIDELGLPLIIRPAYTLGGAGGGIAYTREQLLEISERGLRRSRINQVLIEESVLGWKEFEYEVMRDSNDTCIVICNMENLDPMGVHTGESIVVTPSQTLNDIEHQMLRTAAIKIIRALGIEGGCNIQFAAKDGEYRIVEVNPRVSRSSALASKATGYPIARVTAKIAIGMTLDQILNDVTKKTPASFEPTIDYVVTKIPRWPFDKFVTADKTLTTAMKSTGEVMSIGRTIEESLQKAVRSLDIDMKFGSNTWDEAEARTLLKTPTSERLFVIFDALKNGMSIEEVSELSGYDIFFVTKINNIVEMENDLENKMFTGEPDIDMLRDAKQMGFTDGRIAELTGKTREEINDLRRENVNTTYKMVDTCAAEFAAETPYYYSCYETMCEDQPTDRKKILILGAGPIRIGQGIEFDYCTVHAVTAIREEGLEAHIINNNPETVSTDYDTSDKLFFEPLTLEDVMNIIDREKPYGVLVQFGGQTSVNLAMPLQKELDRRDDIDTIILGTSPEDIDMAEDREKFNVMMSKLGVAQPEAGYATSQEDAIAIATRIGYPVLVRPSYVLGGRAMEIVYEQADLERYMREAVRVSPEHPILIDDFLEGAVEIDVDAVCDGKDVLIGAIMEHIEEAGVHSGDSACVIPPYSLSEETLATVRDYTRKIALALNVKGLINIQMAEQNGKVYVLEANPRSSRTIPFVSKAVGVPLAKIAAQVIIGHTLDDLGYANHDETHVEHYSVKEVLLPFDKLPGADPVLSPEMKSTGEVMGIDYDFGRAFFKAQLSADNILPLSGYVFLSIRRNDKEAFVETARKLQDAGLKLIGTKGTVNYLAEKGINMEAVMKVHEGSPNVIDMMRRDEVALIVNTPTGRQSRKDGYHIRRAAVDFKVPYITTIQAAKAAADAIVSMKKGDITIKSINDYHKDIIRD